The nucleotide sequence CGGTCGCTGTCCTCGCCGTCGCGTGCTGCGGGTTCGCGGCCAAGGGGCTGTTCGAGAGCCGAGTGCTGATGATGCCCTACGTCGCTCGCTGACCCCCGCGCCCAGATCGCTCACGCGGGTTCACCCAACGGCGATAGCGCCTCGATGATGCGGCAGTCGGAGACCGACCCGCAGCCGCACTGGCCGATGACCTCGCGGAGTTCCGAGGCGAGCCGGGTCAGGTCGGCCAGCTTGCGCTCCACGTGGGCGAGATGGGCGCGGGCGATGGTGTCGACCTCGCCGCAGGAGCGATCCCGGTCGTCCGCCAAGGCGAGCAGGTCCCGGATCTGCTCCACGGTGAAGCCGAGGGCGCGACCGCGGCGGATGAAGCTCAGCCGGCGCAGGTGTTCGGGCCCGTAGAGCCGGTAGTTGCCGCTCGACCGCGCCGGCGGGGGCAGCAACCCGACCTTCTCGTACCACCGGACCGTTTCGACACGGGTCTGCGTGGCCTCCGCGAGGCTGCCGATGGTCATGGAAGAAGCGCTCCGCACGGCCTTGACCCTGTAGTGACTACAGGGTGCATGTAGGGGGCCTTCCCAGTCCGGACCAGGAGCCCGGCGAACGGAGCGCACCATGAGCCAGGCCGCCGGCGCGGACCGCACATCCTTCCCCACGAACGGTCCGCAGGCCCTGCGCTACAGGGTCAAGGGCATGGACTGCCCGACCTGCGCCGGGAAGATCGAGACCGCCGTCTCCCGGCTGCCGGGCGTCGCGGACGTGCGCGTGAACTACGGCAGCCAAGTCCTCGACCTCGCGCTCGATGAGGCTGCGACGCCGAGGACCGAATTGGAGGGGCGTATCGAGCGCCTGGGCTACGGCGTCGCGCTGCTCCCCACGGCCGCGGACTTAGCCATGGCCCAAGCCTCGGGCGGCGCCCCGCCCGCCGGGACCGCGGAGGAGCCTGAGCCGCCGCTCTGGCGGAGCCGGAAGGCGCGGCTGGGCATCCTGATCGGCGCCCTGTTCGCCGCCGGCTTCCTGGTCGAGCGGATCGCGCCGGGCCTGGCGGGCGAGTACGCCTACTGGCCAGGGGCGCTCGTCGGGCTCGCCTATTACGGCCGCCGCGCGGCCGTGGCGGCGTTGGCCGGCACGCCCTTCTCCATCGAGATGCTGATGTCGGTCGCCACCGCGGGGGCGCTCGCCATCCACGCCGCCGAGGAGGCCGCCATCGTCGTGCTGCTCTTCACGGTCGGCGAGATGCTGGAGGTCGTGGCGGCGGGCCGGGCGCGTGCCGGCATCAAGGCGCTCGCCGCCCTGGTGCCGAAGACCGCCCGCCTCGTCGACGAGGCCAATGGCACCATCCGCGAGGTGGCCGCTGCGTCGCTGGCCATCGGGCAAGTCGTGGTCGTGAGGCCGGGCGACCGTGTGCCTGCCGACGGGGTGATCACCGACGGCGCGTCGAGCCTGGACGAGTCCCCCATCACTGGCGAATCGGTCCCGAAGCCCAAGGAGGTCGGCGACCCGGTCTACGCCGGCAGCGTCAACGCCGATGGCGCGCTCCAGGTCCGGGTCACAAAGACGGCGGCCGACAACACAGTCGCCCGCATCCTGCACCTCGTCGAGGAGGCGCAGGCGTCGAAGTCGCCCACGGCGCGCTTCATCGACCGGTTCAGCGCGGTCTACACGCCCATCGCGTTCGCGTTCGCGGCCGCCGTTGCGGTCGTGCCGCCGCTGCTCGGCGCCGATTGGGGCACCTGGATCTACCGGGGCCTGGCGCTCCTCCTCATCGCCTGCCCCTGCGCGCTGGTGCTCTCGACCCCCGCGGCCATCGCCTCCGGACTGGCCGCCGGTGCGCGACGCGGGCTGCTCGTCAAGGGCGGCGCCGCACTGGAGGTCATCGGGCGGGTGCACACGGTCGCGTTCGACAAGACCGGGACGCTGACCGCCGGACGGCCGCGGGTCTCGGACATCCTGGTCTTCGCCCCGGACGCGTCGGAGCGCTCGCTTCTCGGGTTGGCTGCCGCGGTCGAGAGCGGAAGCGGCCACCCCATCGCCCGGGCCATCCTCGACCGGGCGAGCGCGGACGGGGTGCCGCTGCGCCCGACGCGGGACGCCCGCGCCATCCCCGGCAAGGCGGTGTCGGCCACGGTGATGGGTCAGACGGTGCTCGTCGCCTCCCCACGCCACGCCGCCGAGAGCGCGCGGCTCGGCCCCGAGGCCGAGCGCGCGGTCGCGGACCTGGAAGCCGGCGGCAAGACGGTGGTCATCGTCGTCCGCGGCGCCGAGGCCTTGGGCGCCATCTCGGTCCGGGACGAGCCCCGCGCCGACGCGGCGGCCGGCATCTCGGCCCTGCGGAAGCTCGGCGTCCGCAGCGTGATGCTGACCGGCGACAACCGGCGCACGGGCGAGGCGGTCGCGTCCGAACTCGGGCTCGACGTGAAGGCCGAGCTCCTGCCCCAGGACAAGCTCGCCGAGATCGCGGCCCTGAAGGCGGCGGCTCCGGTGGCGATGGTCGGCGACGGCATTAACGACGCGCCGGCGCTCGCCGCCGCCAGCGTCGGCATCGCGATGGGCGGCGGCACCGACGCGGCCCTGGAAACGGCGGACGCGGCGGTGCTGAACGACCGGGTGGGCGACGTGGCGGCGCTGGTCTCCCTCTCTCGGGCGACCCTGGGCAATATCCGCCAGAACGTCGCGATCGCCCTCGGCCTGAAGGCCGTGTTCCTAATGACGACCGTCGCAGGCATCACCGGCCTCTGGCCGGCCATCCTGGCCGACACCGGCGCGACCGTCCTGGTGACGGCCAACGCGCTCCGTCTCCTGAGGGCCTGATGATCTCCCTGTCAGGGTGGGCCGGCCGGGCGGCGACCGTGGCCGGGGTGGCGGGGGCCGCCGCGGCCATAGACCTCGTCGCCAAGGCGGTGGCCGAGGCGTGGCTGGAGGAAGGCGCCGTCAGGGGCGCACTGCCCTTCGTCGACCTGAGCCTGTCATTCAACTACGGCATCAGCTTCAGCCTGTTCCCGGCGCACGACCCGTCCTCCCTGGCACTGCTCCTCGCCATCCAGGGCACGCTCACCTGCCTCGTGGCCGGCTGGGCCCTGGCCGCGGGCGGCGGGCTCGAACGCCTCGGGCTCGCCGCGATAGCGGGCGGGGCCGCCGGCAACTTCGTCGACCGGCTCATGGACGGCGTCGTCACGGACTACCTCGACCTGCACACCGGCGGCATCCGCTGGTTCACCTTCAATTTGGCGGACGTCTGGATCTCGACAGGCGTGGTGCTGCTGCTCCTCGACGGACTTCCCCTGCGGCGGAGGCATCGCAGCGCCGGGGATCCGATCCCGTAAGCGGCCCGCTTCCGCCGAACCGCAGCCACGGCAACCTGTCATCAACCCTTCGAGCCCAGGCTCGGAGGCCGACCTCGGCGAGGCCGACATGCTGAAGACGACAACGCTCGGTCTGGCCCTCCTCCTGGCGCTGTCCGCCTGCCAGGACGGCCAGTACGCGGCCTCGACGCGCCACCTCGCGCCGATCCCGCCGGCGACCCTGGCCCTGATGTCGGCCAAGGGTGTCTCGCCGGCGGATCCGATCCTGATGCGGGCCTACAAGAAGGAGTCCGAGATCGAGCTCTGGAAGCGCGGCACGGACGGCAAGTACGCCCTCCTGAAGACCTACGCGATGTGCCGCTGGTCGGGTCAGCTGGGGCCCAAGACCCGGGAGGGGGACCGGCAGGCGCCGGAGGGCTTCTACGCGGTGACGCCCGCGTCCATGAACCCGAATTCGAGCCTCTATCTCTCGTTCAATCTCGGGTACCCGAACGAGTACGACCGCTCCCTGGGACGCACCGGCGCGCACCTGATGGTGCACGGCTCGTGCTCGTCGCGGGGCTGCTTCGCGATGACGGACGAGGTGATCTCGGAACTCTATGCCGTGGTGCGGGAGGCCTTCGCGGGCGGCCAGCGCGCCGTCCAGTTCCAGTCCTACCCGTTCCGCATGACGCCGGAGAACTTGGCCCGGCATCGCCAGGACCCGAACATCGCGTTCTGGAGGAACCTCAAGGAGGGGTCCGACCGGTTCGAGGTCACGGGGGCCGAGCAGGGCGTCGGCGTCGCCGATGGCCGATACGTGTTCGATGCCGGCGACGAGGCCACCGCTGGCGCGGTCGCGCGGAGGCAGGCGGATGACGAGCGGCAGGTCGCCGCCCTCGTGGCGAGCGGGACGCCCGCCGTCCGGCTGGTGTACGAGGACGGCGGCCAGCACCGGTCGTTCCGAGAGACCATGGTCGCGGCCGGAGGCGGTCTCGGCGAGGTGAGCCGCCCCGAGGCTCTGGCCGCAGGGCCGCGTGAGGTCGCCGTGCCGGCCGCGGGCCCGGTTGCTCTCGCCGGCAAGCGGGAGCCGGTCCGGGGTGCGGCGGCGCTCAAGCCGGCGGGGCCCGGCGGGACCGAGGCGGAGCGCCAACGCCTTCTCAAGATCTTCGCCGCGGCCGGGGCCGGTCAGGAGTGACGATCCTGCGTCCATCATTCCGCCGGGGCTGAACCGATGGCCATCGACGCCTCAAGCGTGGGCTTCCTGGCGGCCTTCGCGGCCGGCGCCGTGTCGTTCCTATCGCCCTGCGTGCTGCCCCTCGTTCCGGGCTACGTGTCGTACGTCGCGGGGCAGTCGGCCGCCGGCGAGCGCGACAGCCTGCGCACGCTCGGCCTGAGCCTTTGCTTCGTGCTCGGGTTCACGACCGTCTTCGTCGCGTTCGGCGCGGGGGCGAGCGCGCTCGGCTTCGCCCTGCTCGCCCATCGCGAGGCGCTGAACCTCGCCTCGGGCTTGCTGGTGATCCTGTTCGGCCTGTTCACGGCCGGTCTGCTGCGGCCCGCCTGGCTGCAGCGTGAGCTGCGCTGGCACGGCGATCCGCCGGGTCAGGGGCCCGTCGCCGCCTATCTCCTCGGAACGGCCTTCGCCTTCGGATGGACCCCATGCATCGGTCCCGTCCTCGGTGCCATCCTGGCAGTCACGGCCTCCTCGGCCGCGGGCAAGGGCGTCGCCCTGCTCACCGTCTACTCGCTCGGGCTTGGCGTGCCGTTCGTGGCGGCGGCCCTTTTCCTGTCAGGCTTCGTCGCGCGCCTTCGGACCCTACGCTGGTTCGGTCGTGCGCTTCAGCTCGTCGGCGGGGGCGTGATGGTGGCGATGGGGCTGCTGATGGTGACCGACCGCATGAGCGCCGTGGCTTCCCTCCTCGTGGAGGCCTTCCCCGTGCTTGGGCGGATCGGTTGAGGCATGGTCCTCCGCAGGCGTGCTGTTGAGCATGCGACTGCAGGCTGCCACGAGCGTGAGCCGACCCTTGTTGAAGAACAAGATTCGGCACTATCCTGGGTAAGCCGCGCGCATCGCCGCGAGGGCCTCAGGGGCGTGGGCCGAACAGGATCACCGTCATGCCGACGAGGCAGATCGCACCGCCCGTAACGTCCCATCGGTCCGGACGGTAGCCTTCCGCACCCCATAGCCAGAGGATGGCCGCCACGATGTAGATGCCTCCGTAGGCCGCATAAGCCCTGCCTGCCGCCTCGCTCTCGACTAAGGTAAGCAGGTAGGCGAAGAGCGCAAGCGATGCCATGCCGGGGAGCAACCAGAGGGGTGATCTGTCCAGGCGCAGCCAGGCCCAGAACGCGAAGCATCCAACGATTTCGGCGAGGGCCGCGCCCGCATAGGCGAGGAAGGTCGTCATTTCTGAGTGGTCTCGTTGCTCTTGAAGTCTGTCAAGCTTGCAATGCGAGGTCCGCGATCCTGATAGGACTGCCGCTGGTTCGCGTGGTGCTCACGGATACTGTTCGGCGACCTGCCGGAACAGAGCGGCGCCACCGTCGTCCTCGTCATGGCTGACCGGCGCCGTGGCGCGGGCGCCGCCGAAGCGCGCATAGAGGGCCGGAAGTACGACCAGGGTCAGCATGGTGGCGCTGATCAAGCCGCGGATGAACACGGTCGCGAGCGGCTTCTGGACCTCCGTGCCGGTCCCCGCCGCCAGCGTCACCGGGACGAACCCGAGCGAGGGCAACAAGCGCGGTCATGGCGTCCTTCAGGATGGCGATCAGCGCCGGCACGAAGGTCAGCGACAGGACGAAGGCGGCAACGAGCGCGATGATGACGGTCGGCGCCATCGGCTCGAACATCTTGCCCTCGACCCTGGCCACGCCCGGCACGGTCTTGATCTGCGGCCGGACGATCCATTCCTGGAAGGTCCGCAGGTAGGCGGCCTTCTCCAGCTCCGTCCTCAGCCCCAGTCCCTCAGGTGTCAGGTATCTGTCGTCCGATTGCCAGCCCGGTTCGCCTAAACACGACGCCTTCCACGCGTCGGGCGCCGTGTAGCGCACGGTCCACATGAATATCTCGTCGAGGCCGGTCATGATCGGCCCCATATGAGGCTGGAATTCGGACGGCCGCCCCTCGCGCGCCTCGCCTAGGCGCTCCACCAACTGGCGGCGGGCGAAGTAGACCTTGACCTCGTCGGCGAAGACCGCCGTGACCTGGGAGAAGTCGTTACGCGAACGCAAACGGATGTATTCCGAACCCTTGATGCCGGCGAGCGTGGTCTCGACCGGTCAGGTCACCTGCTTCTCGATATCGAAGGGCGAGAGCGTGGGCGCGACGGTGTTGAACAGCACCTGGTTGCTGTTGATATCGGGCACGAAGTCGAGCCAGCCCTGTCGAACGGGGAAGGCGAGGATACGGGAGATCAGGTCCGGTCGCCCTCAGTCGTCGCCCGCTTCGGATTTGCGGAGCTCGGCCTTGAGGATGAAGGAGTTGGCAACCGCGATGGTGGCGCCCGACTTCAGTCCGGAGACGACCTCGTAGGAATCGTCGTCCGAGCGTCCGAGCTCGACCTCCCGCTTCTCGAAGCCCTCCTCAGTGCGCACGAAAACGACGCGCTCGCCCCCGACCGTCTGCAGGGCGGCCTTCGGGACGTGCACCTCGACCGCGTCGTTCGCGATCTCCACCCCGGCAGTGACGAAGGCGCCGGGGCGCCATGCAAGGTCAGGGTTCGGCAGGGCGACGATGACCCGCGCCGAGCGGGTGTCCGGGTTCAAGAACGGGCTGACGAAGACGACCTTGCCGTCGGCATGGCGGCCGCCGGCCTCATGGGCATGGGTGACAGCTACGGGTGCGCCCTCCCGAACCATGGCGAGCTCGTGTGTCGGCACCGACAGCTCGATCCATACGGTCGAGAGGTCGGCGACGGTGTAGATGTCGGCGGGGTCGCCCTTGCCGCCGACCGTCGTCCCGACCTCGACCTTGCGCTCGACGACCCGGCCGGCGAGCGACGAGCGGAGCTCGTACCGGCGCAGGGTGGATTGGTTCAGGGTGGCACCTTCTCGTTTCTGTGCGGCTGCGACATCGGTCGCGCTCAGCCCGAGGGCGGACAGCTTCTGGCTGGCGAGGTCGACGCGCAAGGTGGCTTCCGTGTAGGTTGCCCTGGTCCGCAGGTAGACCTGCTCCGACGAGATGCGCTTGTCCCAGAGCGCCTGCTGCCGGTCGAAGTTGGTCTTCTCCAGCTCGGCGCGTACCGAGGCGATGAGGTACTCGCTCTTGGCGTCGGCGACGTCACGGCTTTCGAGGACGGCGACGATCTCGTCCTTGGCAACCCGGTCGCCGAGGCGCTTGCGCATCTCCGTGACGGTACCCACGACCCGGGCCGGGACGCGCGCGATCCGGTCGGTGTCGGGGGTGATGGCGCCGGGTACCAGGAGGTGCCGGGCGAGCGTGCCGCCCTCGACTTTCACGACCGAGATGTTGAGCGCCGCCACCTCCTCGGGTCCCATCCGGATTGCGCCCTTCTCGGGGTGCTCCTCGCCCGGCTCGTACCCGTGCTTCCCGATCTCGTGGCCGTTCGTGGCCTTGGGGGTTCCCGGCTTCTTGACGTCGTCATCTCCGTCGGGCGGCGTCCCAGCCTTCGAGGGTTCGTGGTTGGCGGTGATGGGTGGCACGGTGATGGTGAACAGGTCTTTCGGCAGCCCGGCGGCGGCCAGATTGTCCCTGACGAAGCGGGCGACGGCGGGGACGGCTGCGCCTATGGCGATGCCGGTGGCCAGGAGGACCGCGAACAGGAGGAGGCGCATGGGGGCCGCTCGACAAGGACGCCGGACGGCCTGCTTGGGCGGTCACGGTCGTTCCCGTTGGATCAGGTGATGGACGAACCGGCGCCGAGATGTGGGCCGGGCGAACGCGCTCTTGGGAGCGCGGCGTCACCTTACGCGCGGGGCGGTCTCGCCAGTCGGTCGGGAGTGACGGAGGTCGGAACCTCGGCCACCCAGGAAAAGCCCAGGCCGGCGAACTCCGTCGACGGCGTGACGTGGGAGGAGACTTGGAGAGGGGCCACCTGATGGCAGCCACAAAGGAGGCGGCAGGCCAAACCCGGATTGCCGGCCTCGGTGGGCATGGGCGTGACTAGCGTCCCCACACCGATTGCGTTTTGGTAGCGGCCGCCATGATCAGCAAGATCGTCGCCGGAGCCCGCAACGGTCGAAACGATGAACATGGCCAGGGCAAGCAAGAGCGCGCGGGCACCGAATGCGCACCACTCCTGCAACACGGCACAACGCCTATGCCAACCGCCGACACCCATCGAGGTTCTTATGCGCGATTTTGGTTTGTTCGCACAAGAACAACCATCACGCCCCGACCCTCCCAAATCGGGAAGCCCCACTACCCGCGGCACGTCATCAAAGAAAGCGCGTCCTGTTCCGTTACAAGATCGGATGCGGCGGCTGCACCAAGCCCATCACCTGCACCATCCAAGCCATCGAGCCGTGCGCTCAAGTCGGGATCAATTTGCGGGCCGATCTCGTGTCCGTGGCCGCGGATCCGGCTGAGCCGCTGCTCGCGGCAGCTTGAAATGCCGCAGCGGCAACCAAACCTTCATCCCCCCATTTTCGTTTCACATGCGGACATGGTCCCGCCACCGAAATCGGTGTAAGCCAGACCTCATGAGCCTCGACCGGCAAATCATGCGCCTGACGGCGGTGGTGATCCTCGCGATCATCGCCTACGTCGCGCCGTCTGCCGTCCAAGCCCACGACGGCCATGCCCACCACGGTCGTCATCAATCAACGACTCAGGCGAACGCAGCGCCTCCCGTCGCGACGAGGCCGATTACCCTCCCGTCCCGCATCGTCGGTGGCCCTGCCGAAACCCGGCTTGCGCTCGACGGACAATCCCCGGCAGCCGAGCCGCTGTCTTCGCTGCAGGCTGACGATGCCGGTGGGAGATGCTGCCCTGTCGGCTGCAGGGGCTCATGCTGCGGGACGATGGTATGCTGCCCGTCCGGCGTCGTCGCCGGCGCCGCGTCGCTTTCCAGGCCCCTGTCTGGGAACGTCGTGCTGATCCCGCACGACGTCGATGCCCGTTCAGGCGTCGACCCCGAGGCCCTGCCCGAGCCCCCACGAACCCTCGCGTGAAGTAGGGCGCGCCTGAGGCGCGCGACGCCCGGAATGCGCCCGCTATCGGCGCCGTCCGGACTTCCCGACGCGAGGATTCCTATTCATGTCGACCCGTTTTGCCGCCGCCTATTGGCCAGCCCCCATTGAAGTGGTCCGCCCTGAAGTATGGCTTTTGTGCCAGGAGGACGGACGAGATGGCAAAGCGACCCAAGCCCGAGGAGATTGTTGCCAAGCTGCGGCAGGCGGACGTGCTGGTCTCGCAGGGACAGAGCGTGGCGGACGCGATCCGCTCGATCGGCGTGAGCGAGGTGACGTACTATCGCTGGCGGCGTGAGTTCGGAGGCCTGAAGACGGATCAGGTACGCCGGATGAAGGAGCTGGAAGTCGAAAACCAGCGGCTGCGCAAGGCAATTGCCGACCTGACGCTCGACAAGCTGATCCTGCAGGAGGCGGCTCGGGGAAACTTCTGAGCCCCGCGCGCCGACGTGCGTGTGTCGAGCACATCGTTCAGACGATGAAGGTGTCCGAGCGCCGGGCCTGCCGGGCGCTCGGACAGCACCGCTCGACGCAGCGCAAGGTGCCGCGGGGCAGAGATGACGAGGCCACTCTGACAGCCGATCTCGTTGCGTTGGCGGAGCGGTACGGCCGCTACGGCTATCGGAAGATCAGCGCCTTGCTGAAGGCGGCCGGCTGGCTGGTCAACGACAAGCGCGTCGAACGCATCTGGCGGCGCGAAGGCCTGAAGGTCCCGGCCAAACAGCCCAAGCGCGGCCGCATCTGGGGCGGCGCCGGCTCGTGCCTGCGATTGCGGGCGGAGCACCGTGATCACGTCTGGTCTTACGACTTCGTCGAGGCACGCACGCACGAGGGGCGCAAGTTCCGGATGCTCAACGTGGTCGATGAGTTCACTCGCGAGTGCCTGGCGATCCGCGTCGCGCGCAAGCTCAAGGCGGCGGACGTCATCGACGTGCTGTCCGACCTGTTCATCCTGCGCGGCGTGCCCGGCCACATCCGCTCAGACAATGGTCCGGAGTTCGTCGCCAAGTCGGTGCGGGCCTGGATCACCGGCGTCGGCACCCAAACAGCCTACATCGCACCGGGCTCGCCGTGGGAGAACGGCTACGTCGAGAGCTTCAACGCTCGTTTGAGAGATGAACTTCTGAACGGCGAAATCTTCTACACGCTCAAGGAGGCGCAGATCGTGATCGAGAGTTGGCGGCGACACTACAACGGCGTGCGTCCGCACGCCTCGCTTGGCTATCGACCGCCGGCCCCAGAGGTGTTCATGCCCGCCTTCACCGCTTGGCCGGCTGCGCTCACCAGACCGGCTCCGCCAGCCACGCTACCCATGGAGGAGAGACCGACCCTGCACTAACTTTGAACTTGGACCACCTCGGGGGGGCCAATCAAATGGCCGACGCAATATCTCCGCTTTCCCACCCCTTAGTACCGCACCGGAGCAATCCAGAGCAAAAGGGGGCCGCCAATACAATGGCGGCCCTTGGCCTTTGCGACCGACGCAGATCACTCCTTCCGCGCCTGCGCCCGATTACCTCGGGGACGATGGCAGCAAGGCGGCACCAGGAAAAGCCTTTGATGACCTCCTGGGCGAAGCCGCGGAGTGGGCAAAGAAGGAGCACAGCCCCTGATTTTATATTAGGATCGCCTAAATAAGATAAGGCTGACATTCTGGGATACGGACCGATGGACGTAGCGACTCCGACCGACCTGATGCGCCTGCAGGACAAGGCCGCCGACGCGGCCCGCCTGCTCCGCCTCCTCGCCAACGAGAAGCGGTTGCTCATCCTGTGCCTGCTGGTCGCCCGCGGCGAGATGGACGTGACCAGCCTCGCCGGGGAGGTCGAGCTCAGCCAATCGGCCCTGTCGCAGCACCTCGCCAAGCTGCGCGAGGATGGGTTGGTCGCGTTCCGGCGCGAGAGCCAGACGATCCACTACCGCCTTGAGGACCCCAGGGCCGCGCGGGTGCTGGCGACCCTCAAGGACATCTTCTGCCCGGAGCTCGGCTGACCGGTCTCAGCCCGGGAGGATCTCCGCCTCAAGCCCCGGGCGATCCGTCCGGTTGCGCAGCCGCAGGCTCAGGCCACTCCGGCGGGACGCCATCTCGGCGATGGCGAGGCCGAGACCGCTACCCGTCTCGCTCTTGTGTCGCCCACGGAAGAACCGTGTCGTGACGTGGGGCAGTTCCTCCTCCGGAATGCCCGGTCCCTCGTCGCGAACGACGATGCCCTCGCCATGCGGCCGCGCGCCCCAAGCCACCGTGCCGGTCACCATGTGCTGCACGGCGTTCTCGTGCAGATTTCGGACTGCGAGGCGCAGGCCTTCCGGGTCGGCCAGCAGCGTGTAGCCCCGTAGCCCCGGATCGATTTGGGTCCGGACCCCGGGAGGCGTCCGCATCCCCTCCACGGTCTCCGTCACCAGTGCGCCGACGTCGACCTCCGCCAGGGAGGGCGCCTCCCCTGCGGCATCGAGCTGGGCGGCGTCGAGCAACTGGCGGACGAGGCGCGTGGTCCGGTCGACGGCCGCAAGGATCTGTCTCAGCGCCGCCTTCGCCACGTCCGGGTCGGTGGCGGCCATGGCGACCTGGGCCTGGACCTTGAGGCCGGCGAGCGGTGTTCGCAGTTCATGCGCGGCGAAGGCCGTCACTTCCCGTTCGTGCCGGCGGGCCGATTCGACCTTGAGGAACAGCCCGTTCAGGGCGTCTGCCAGGGGACGCACCTCCGCCGGCGTCCGATTTGTGTCGATCGCACTCATGTCGTCGGCGCCGCGACCCGCGAGGTCCCGCGCCATCAGCCGCAAGGGACGCAAGCCCCGACCGAGGCTCGCCCAGATCAGCATGCCGAGCAACGGAACCATCAGGATGGCGGGTGTGACCAGGCCCATGATGAGGTCAGTGACGAGGCGCTCGCGGAGGCCAAGACGATCACCCACCATGACCCGCACACCTCTCTCGGCATCCTCCACGGTGAACACCCGCCAGGTCTCGCCGTCGACCTCGCGCTGCGAGAAGCCGGCCGGCGCGTCGGTCAGGCGGCGCTCCGGGGCCCCGGTCGACCGCGCTACCATGCGCCCGTCGAGCGACCAGATCTGGCAAGAAAGCTGCCGCTCGTAGGCCGTCGGGGCCGGGAAGGTTCGGGGTGCCCCGTCCGGGCCAGCGCTCCCAACCGCACCCACCAGGGAACTGACCATGCGGGCGGCTTCCTGCAGGCGGTTGTCGAGGACCTGCTCCACCTCGCGCTTCGAGCCGAGATAGATCCAGGCGACCGCGCTGAGCCAGATCAGGCCGGTGGCGAGGACGAGGATGGCGAAAAGCCTGACGCGTAGCGACCTCATGCGAGTGCCCTCATCCGGTATCCGAGACCTCGGACCGTCTCGATGGCGTGCTTGCCGATCTTGGCACGCAGGTTGTGCACGTGGACCTCGACCGCGTTGCTCTCGACCTCCTCCTGCCAGCCGTAGAGCCGCTCCTCCAGTTCGACCTTGGAGCGAAGCACGTTAGGTCGTTCCATGAGGGCCGCCAGAACCATGACCTCGCGCCGGGAGACGGCGACCGGCACACCGTCGACGGTGACGGCAAGGCTGCCGGGGTCGAGCCGAATTCCGCCGTGCTCCAGGAGCGCGGCGGCCCGACCCGAGGCCCTCCGGACGACGGCACGGATGCGGGCGGAGAGCTCGTCGAGGTCGAAGGGCTTGCCGAGGTAGTCGTCGGCGCCATCGTCGAGCCCGGCGATCCGGTCGGTCACGGCGTCCCGGGCCGTCAGCAGGACGACCGGCGTCCGGTCGTTCCGGCGGCGAAGCCCCCGCAACACGTCGAGGCCGGAGCCGTCGGGCAGCATCAGGTCGAGCACGATGGCCGAGAACGCGCTCGTGGCGAGCGCCGCCTCGGCGTCGGCGCAGGTTGCGACGCAATCGACCGTCGCCCCGCCCAGGCCCAAACCAGCCCTGAGACCGTCCGACAGGATGGTGTCGT is from Methylorubrum sp. B1-46 and encodes:
- a CDS encoding helix-turn-helix domain-containing protein translates to MTIGSLAEATQTRVETVRWYEKVGLLPPPARSSGNYRLYGPEHLRRLSFIRRGRALGFTVEQIRDLLALADDRDRSCGEVDTIARAHLAHVERKLADLTRLASELREVIGQCGCGSVSDCRIIEALSPLGEPA
- a CDS encoding YnfA family protein; translation: MTTFLAYAGAALAEIVGCFAFWAWLRLDRSPLWLLPGMASLALFAYLLTLVESEAAGRAYAAYGGIYIVAAILWLWGAEGYRPDRWDVTGGAICLVGMTVILFGPRP
- the lspA gene encoding signal peptidase II; its protein translation is MISLSGWAGRAATVAGVAGAAAAIDLVAKAVAEAWLEEGAVRGALPFVDLSLSFNYGISFSLFPAHDPSSLALLLAIQGTLTCLVAGWALAAGGGLERLGLAAIAGGAAGNFVDRLMDGVVTDYLDLHTGGIRWFTFNLADVWISTGVVLLLLDGLPLRRRHRSAGDPIP
- a CDS encoding murein L,D-transpeptidase family protein, with translation MLKTTTLGLALLLALSACQDGQYAASTRHLAPIPPATLALMSAKGVSPADPILMRAYKKESEIELWKRGTDGKYALLKTYAMCRWSGQLGPKTREGDRQAPEGFYAVTPASMNPNSSLYLSFNLGYPNEYDRSLGRTGAHLMVHGSCSSRGCFAMTDEVISELYAVVREAFAGGQRAVQFQSYPFRMTPENLARHRQDPNIAFWRNLKEGSDRFEVTGAEQGVGVADGRYVFDAGDEATAGAVARRQADDERQVAALVASGTPAVRLVYEDGGQHRSFRETMVAAGGGLGEVSRPEALAAGPREVAVPAAGPVALAGKREPVRGAAALKPAGPGGTEAERQRLLKIFAAAGAGQE
- a CDS encoding heavy metal translocating P-type ATPase, whose amino-acid sequence is MSQAAGADRTSFPTNGPQALRYRVKGMDCPTCAGKIETAVSRLPGVADVRVNYGSQVLDLALDEAATPRTELEGRIERLGYGVALLPTAADLAMAQASGGAPPAGTAEEPEPPLWRSRKARLGILIGALFAAGFLVERIAPGLAGEYAYWPGALVGLAYYGRRAAVAALAGTPFSIEMLMSVATAGALAIHAAEEAAIVVLLFTVGEMLEVVAAGRARAGIKALAALVPKTARLVDEANGTIREVAAASLAIGQVVVVRPGDRVPADGVITDGASSLDESPITGESVPKPKEVGDPVYAGSVNADGALQVRVTKTAADNTVARILHLVEEAQASKSPTARFIDRFSAVYTPIAFAFAAAVAVVPPLLGADWGTWIYRGLALLLIACPCALVLSTPAAIASGLAAGARRGLLVKGGAALEVIGRVHTVAFDKTGTLTAGRPRVSDILVFAPDASERSLLGLAAAVESGSGHPIARAILDRASADGVPLRPTRDARAIPGKAVSATVMGQTVLVASPRHAAESARLGPEAERAVADLEAGGKTVVIVVRGAEALGAISVRDEPRADAAAGISALRKLGVRSVMLTGDNRRTGEAVASELGLDVKAELLPQDKLAEIAALKAAAPVAMVGDGINDAPALAAASVGIAMGGGTDAALETADAAVLNDRVGDVAALVSLSRATLGNIRQNVAIALGLKAVFLMTTVAGITGLWPAILADTGATVLVTANALRLLRA
- a CDS encoding cytochrome c biogenesis CcdA family protein produces the protein MAIDASSVGFLAAFAAGAVSFLSPCVLPLVPGYVSYVAGQSAAGERDSLRTLGLSLCFVLGFTTVFVAFGAGASALGFALLAHREALNLASGLLVILFGLFTAGLLRPAWLQRELRWHGDPPGQGPVAAYLLGTAFAFGWTPCIGPVLGAILAVTASSAAGKGVALLTVYSLGLGVPFVAAALFLSGFVARLRTLRWFGRALQLVGGGVMVAMGLLMVTDRMSAVASLLVEAFPVLGRIG
- a CDS encoding efflux RND transporter periplasmic adaptor subunit is translated as MRLLLFAVLLATGIAIGAAVPAVARFVRDNLAAAGLPKDLFTITVPPITANHEPSKAGTPPDGDDDVKKPGTPKATNGHEIGKHGYEPGEEHPEKGAIRMGPEEVAALNISVVKVEGGTLARHLLVPGAITPDTDRIARVPARVVGTVTEMRKRLGDRVAKDEIVAVLESRDVADAKSEYLIASVRAELEKTNFDRQQALWDKRISSEQVYLRTRATYTEATLRVDLASQKLSALGLSATDVAAAQKREGATLNQSTLRRYELRSSLAGRVVERKVEVGTTVGGKGDPADIYTVADLSTVWIELSVPTHELAMVREGAPVAVTHAHEAGGRHADGKVVFVSPFLNPDTRSARVIVALPNPDLAWRPGAFVTAGVEIANDAVEVHVPKAALQTVGGERVVFVRTEEGFEKREVELGRSDDDSYEVVSGLKSGATIAVANSFILKAELRKSEAGDD